The DNA segment CCGAAGCGGTCTCGGCTGCGACCGCCGCGATCTCCGACATGGGCCAGTTCTGCAAACGCCAGCCGACGGCCTGTGAAGTCGGCGGCCAGGCTGCGAGCGTGATCGGCCAGCGTGCCCAGGGCGGCGCGCGAAAGCTGTATCAGATCATCACCGACAAACCCGAGAAGTCCGAGAAACCTGACAAGTCCGACAAGCGTGCGCCTGACCACACCGGCTCCATCGGCGGCATCGAAAGCGCCGACGCCTCACAGCCTGACGTCGCGCACGATACGTTGACGCCGGACGATATGCAGATCGAATGGCAGGGGCCTTTGCCGCCGACGCCGTAAATCGCCTGCAAAACCGGGAACATCTTCGATCGGATGATGTCGCTTTTGGCCGACTTCACCCCTATATAGGGGTCGAAGGTTGAGCGCGAACATGACGACGATTGACGAGATCAGGGAAAATTTCGAGCTGCTGGAGGATTGGGACGACCGCTACCGGTACGTCATCGAACTCGGCCGAACGCTCGAGCCGATGCCGGAAGCCGAACATTCCGCCGCCAACAAGGTGCAGGGCTGCGCCAGCCAGGTCTGGCTCTCGAAGAGCGTCGGGCGCAACGGCAACGGCGAAGCCTTGCTGAAATATCTTGGCGACAGCGACGCCCATATCGTGCGGGGTTTGATCGCGATCCTGCTGACGCTTTATTCGGGCCACACGCCGCAGCAAATCCTCGACACCGACGCCGCGGCTGTTTTCAACGAGTTCGGGTTCCGCGAACATCTGACGCAGCAGCGCTCGAACGGCCTGCGCTCGATGGTGGAACGCATCCGCAGCGATGCACGCGAGACGCTGGCTGCTGCTTCCTAGAGCTTATTTCCGCCGCCGGCGTTGCTGGCCAAGCCCCATCTTCTTGGCGAGCTGCGAACGGGCGACCGCGTAGTTGGGCGCGACCATCGGATAGTCCACCGGCAAGCCCCATTTCTCGCGGTATTGTTCCGGCGTCATATTGTATTGCGAGCGCAGGTGCCGTTTCAGCGACTTGAAGCGCTTGCCGTCCTCCAGACAAACCAGATAGTCGGGCGTCATCGATTTCTTGACGGACACGGCTGGCTTTGCAGGTTCCAACGGCGTTTCGGGCCGCCCTGTCGACACGCGCACCAATGCCGCATGAATCTGGTTGATCAGTCCCGGAATTTCCGAGGCCGGCGTCGGATTGTTGCTGAGATAGGCCGAGACGATATTCGCGGTCAGATCGATGAAATTCTTGCCCGTGGTGTCGGTCATGGCCACAACCTTTTCAAGGGTTTCATCGTCCACGTTATCTCCACAGCGATTCGCGAGTGCCGTCAGCGACTCTGGAATATGAGCGGATTAAATGGGCAGAGACAAGAACCAGCAAGACGCGAATGGCGTCGTCAAGGTCGCTGATCGAGGTGGGCGCGCAGTTCGTCGATCGAGGCGAAACGCATCATGCCTTCCGGCATCTGGGCCTCGATTGATCCGTCGGAATACAACGAGTAGGCCATTCCATCGACGACGCCCGATTTGAGTACCGTCACTGGCGGCGGATCCGCGGGCGCGGTGCGAGCAGGTGCGCTCTCGCTGGCCGGCGTTGGCGGACGCACAGGGCGCCGTTGAGGTGACGCCTCGGCAGGCCTGGTGCGTTCCGATCTCGGCCAGGCATCATCGAAGGTCGCGGGCGGAGGCTCGCCGAGCTCTACTGCCGGCGCGACCACTGGGGCGGAATGAGCTTCGGCAACGGCAGGATCGCCCGCCCGCGTCTGCGCTCGTTCGCGCTCCCGGCGCGACGTCGAAGAAAACATCAAATTGCGCCGCTGTTTTACCGGTTGGGACTCGGACGGCGGCGGTGCCTCCTGCCGTGCGCGCTGAGCCGCGTCTTCCAGCCATGGCTCGTTCGGCTGAGATCCGCCTGCAGCCTCGCCGAGGTTCGGCTCGCCGAGCGCACCATCTCCAACCGCCGGGCGCGGCAACGCGGCGGTTGCCGGTTGTTGTCTGATATCGAAAGCCGCACCGGTACCCAGCCGGCCAGCCACGCCCTTCAGTTCCCTGACGACAATCCAAAGACCAAGGATGAGCAATCCGGTGCAGGCTGTGATTGTACCAGCCAGAATCAGCGTATTGCCGAGGCCAAACTCGTTGATCGGGATCCCGAAAGCGATCGCAAGGAGCCCTGCCAAAAGGCAGGCAATCCCGGCGACCAACATGCCAATCGACATCAAACTACCCCTAAAGCCACGCTCCACCACCGCGCAGCCCGTCAGCCCCAACGCCACGATACCGTCATATTGCGGCCCCCGCCAACGGACAATTTGCGAGCTAATTCCGAGACCTGCGCATGATTGGAACCATGGTTAAGGCCCAAACGTTCCAGCCCGCTGCGCTGCGGTAGGAGAATTACGCCACAATTGCCAATTACTTGGCCATGGAACTGCGCTATATGGATGCCGGGGGATGAGGCCCAAAATGCGCTGACTGGGCCAAGGGACACCGGGTATCCAATAGCCATGACATCCATCACGACCTCGGCCGTCGATACGCCCCTGGGGCGCTCGATCGAGCGGACTTGCGACGACGCCGCGACGCTGGTGTTGGTCGCTGTCGGATTGGTCGCAAGCTTCACCTTCCGCGACTATGGCCTTGGCTGGGATGACTACACCCACGCCGAATATGCCGATTTGTTGCTGCGGATGTATGGCTCCGGCTTCAAAGACACGGCAGCCTTGTCATTCGCCAATCTCTATATGTATGGCGGCGGCTTCGATATGGCCGCGGCTCTGCTACACAAGATCATTCCGCTCGAATTGTTTGAAACGCGGCGGCTGGTCGGCGCCATTGTCGGCATCATCGGTCTCGCGGCGACGTGGCGGCTGGCGCGTCGTGTCGGCGGCCCACTGGCGGGACTGGCCGCACTCTTGCTCCTCGCGCTATGCCCGACCTTCTACGGCCACATGTTCATGAATCCGAAGGATGCGCCATTTGCCGTCGCGATGGTGATCGTGATGCTTGGTCTGGTCCGCCTCGCCGAGGAATACCCGTATCCGTCGCCACGGACGGTACTGATCGTCGGCCTTGGCGCGGGTCTGTCGATCGGC comes from the Bradyrhizobium erythrophlei genome and includes:
- a CDS encoding DUF5330 domain-containing protein — protein: MFFLLRLTFWIGLVLVLLPRDKTPDSDKSPQIQINASEAVSAATAAISDMGQFCKRQPTACEVGGQAASVIGQRAQGGARKLYQIITDKPEKSEKPDKSDKRAPDHTGSIGGIESADASQPDVAHDTLTPDDMQIEWQGPLPPTP
- a CDS encoding SufE family protein, whose translation is MTTIDEIRENFELLEDWDDRYRYVIELGRTLEPMPEAEHSAANKVQGCASQVWLSKSVGRNGNGEALLKYLGDSDAHIVRGLIAILLTLYSGHTPQQILDTDAAAVFNEFGFREHLTQQRSNGLRSMVERIRSDARETLAAAS
- a CDS encoding MucR family transcriptional regulator, which gives rise to MTDTTGKNFIDLTANIVSAYLSNNPTPASEIPGLINQIHAALVRVSTGRPETPLEPAKPAVSVKKSMTPDYLVCLEDGKRFKSLKRHLRSQYNMTPEQYREKWGLPVDYPMVAPNYAVARSQLAKKMGLGQQRRRRK